The DNA sequence CTCCGGCTCGCGGCACTTGGCCGCGATGCGCAGCGGGAGGCCGGCCTCGGTGGCGGCGGCGATCGCCTCCGGGATGCCCTTGTCCGGCGTGGCGCGGCCGAGGAACAGCACGAAGTCCTCCTTGTCCCGCCGGAACGGGAAGAGCCGCACGTCGACGGCGTTGTGCACGGTGGCCGCCCAGTCGAGGTCCGGCGCGAGCCTGCGTTGCGCGTCCGACACGGCCACCAGGTGCACGGTCCCGTTCAGCCCGCGGTAGTAGCGGCCCATGTCACCGGTCACGGGCGCGTGCGCGGTGACCACGGTGGGCACCGGACGGCCGCGGGCGAGCAGCGGCCCGGCCAGGCTGTGGTCGTGCACCACGTCCACCTCCAGGTCGGCCAGGATGGCGGGCAGCGCGGCGGCGTGCACCACCTCCGGGATGCCCTGGCCCATCCGGTCCTGCTGCGGCCGGTCCGCCGTGCGGCGGAAGTCGGCGGCCGTGCCGTTGCGCCCGACGCCGACGAGCACGACGTGGTTGCCGCGCGCGACCAGCCGGTCCACCAGGTCCGCGCACATCGCCTCGGTGCCGCCGTAGCCCGAGGGCGGCAGCTCGAACCAGGGCGGTGCGATCATCGCGACGCGCGGCGCGGTCACCGGCCCCGCCCCCGGTCCAGCCCG is a window from the Saccharothrix saharensis genome containing:
- a CDS encoding glycosyltransferase family 4 protein, giving the protein MTAPRVAMIAPPWFELPPSGYGGTEAMCADLVDRLVARGNHVVLVGVGRNGTAADFRRTADRPQQDRMGQGIPEVVHAAALPAILADLEVDVVHDHSLAGPLLARGRPVPTVVTAHAPVTGDMGRYYRGLNGTVHLVAVSDAQRRLAPDLDWAATVHNAVDVRLFPFRRDKEDFVLFLGRATPDKGIPEAIAAATEAGLPLRIAAKCREPEEQEYFEHEVKPLLGPGVEWLGEVGREDKLALLAATRCLLFPIRWDEPFGLVMVEAMACGTPVVATRRGAVPEVVAHGRTGFVCDDHASLVAALGRVEELSPDRCRAEAAGRFDVDLMAARYEDVYCRVAVGPVRATAKRTTTRTTALPRRVSEQGA